The DNA segment AACGACCCCAAGGAGATTGAAACATAAGGCAAGTGCTTTGAAAATTGTTGGTTTCTATATTCAAATTAATTATGTGTATTCATGTTGATTTGTAATTGAAAGAAGATTATAAACGTATTTATGTTTTTGGAGGAGGGGAAAAATGGTTCATGAGATGAGAGTAAATGCATCATTCTTGCAAGGGAAACTTTGAGCGTTGcattttaatcttttatatttatataattgagaTAGGAGATTTACGTAAATCTAACCTAACTGCATAAACATTTCACGCAGTCCGTGAGATTTGAACTCAAGACCACTAGGATCTTCAGACCTCGAGAGCAAGGGATCCTCGACTATTACAGAGCTTTGTATTTGTAGGAAACAATGCTTTCTTCTCCAAACATATGTAAATAGTATCGGTAAAAGTTGTTAAAATTATGAGTCCAAGGAGATACTTTGGTCCATTATCTAgtctattttttaattttggtctattaactattcaaattttggttttggtacagTATAACTTTTAACTATCGACTATTTTGGTCCAACAGACGACGTATTACTGAAAAATGTTGACGTGACATAAAAAAATGATAACATGTCAAACTGCCACGTCAACAATTGGACCAAAATAAtcgaaaaattaaaagttagtttatcaaaaccaaactttgaaaagttaataaaccaaaaagccaaaaaaatgaacaagttaaattgggaaaaaaaatcattttcctttttttttttattcacgtGTAATGAATGTAATATATGTGTTATATATTCACTTGTATTGTGTCACAACCCTTGTTTTTAAATCCCTCTTTGTTATCTTTTCGTTGATTTCAGTAGTCGACAAATCGAGTCTAGCATTCTTTTATCTAGCCTAGAATAGAAAGTCATAGGATTTACTTAGAAAAAttggaaaatattaatttactcatgtctatgctTTTGCCAATCAAAATTAAGggcaattttaattaattttttaatttttgtttgtttgttttgttttgttttgcaaTTCATGTTTTGGCAGGGGTGGGGAGGCAGTAAAAAACAGAGTGGTTGAAAGCTTCTCGTGGTATAAAAATGGCAGTAACTCCGGTACAATATGCTGTGGTTGTGGCCATCCTAGGCAGTGCATCCTTCATTCTTGGCGTTCTGGCAGAACTTAAAAAAGTGAGttcttacatatatatatctgcATATTTTTCTGGTCAAgtactaaaaaatatttattgaatatattataattCAGCCAGCAGCAGGAGAGGTGATCACAGGGAAAGAAGTAGTGATCTGCAAATACCCGTCGGATCCCTCCGTAGTCTTCGGATACGCCTCTTTCGGGCTCCTCCTGGCCGCCGCCATTACTGGATATCAGTCCTTGTTCTATCCCTACAAGGGCAAATCAATCCCCAAGGCTGCACTCTTTGGCAGCAGTTGGTGCACCTCATTCTTATTTGTTTCAGTGTAAGCATAGGcatgcatatttaatttatatatataaaatatagacACACTATATAAATGCATTTTCTATAACATCTTTAGAATATTTTACATATTCATATAGACCATCTAAAAGTTTATGCTACCACATGGGCACTGTGCCCATATACTGCATTcaacgattttttttttttggacattTCAAATGTTCATATGCGAGCATAGACTATCCCCTAATTAACATCTTAAACAGCATCAACTTAATGGTGAAGAGAGTACATActtgatgtttttttttacaGGGCAAACACCATCTTTGCCGCGATTTTCTTGCTATGGCCGACGATAACGGAGCAACTTCTCCACACGAGAAACATCCACTCCGACCTTGATTACGAGTGCCCGACTGCTGCGACGGGTCTACTTGGTGGTGGTGCGTTTGTGTCCCTCAATGCATCTCTCTTCTGGTTGGTGTCTCTTATGCTGACCTCAAATGTCCGCGACGATTACTTCGAGGACGCCCAAACACAAGAGACCATATGAAACATATATATGTTGTTTAATCAAAATCCAATATACACCATGATCGATCATCTTGCACGTGCGGGTTTTAAACAAGAGAGACTTGGTGCAATGGTGGATTCGTGCAGGAACTTGTGATGTTTACACCAGCATTCACTTAGGTTTATTTGGATGAAGATTTATTGATCATGTGCCTTTATCTTTTAGAGAGTGATATATATCTATGTAAGTGTATATAAATAATGGTAATTTTTCTGCCTAGTTTCGAATATTCATACGGTTCTGATCTCATACacatttgatgaaatatatgtTGTTATGATTTATTACATTCATCTCAATTATATACATCACGTTTTTTTCCCAAATACATAGTTTTGTGctgtaattaataatatttttattcctACTCTTTTACTAATATATATTAAGGTATTGAAAAACGTGCAATTGGTTTTTgaatcaattaaaaataagaagtttttgtataatttgtttttccaattttttttattttatataatcaaaacggataaaatatatataaataacgaacataaatatttaacaagCGATAAAATAGTGCCTCATTTGTGATACAACGATAAAAATCTCTTCCCGCGAAAAAAACATCAAATAGCATAGAAAAAGG comes from the Henckelia pumila isolate YLH828 chromosome 1, ASM3356847v2, whole genome shotgun sequence genome and includes:
- the LOC140876231 gene encoding uncharacterized protein; protein product: MAVTPVQYAVVVAILGSASFILGVLAELKKPAAGEVITGKEVVICKYPSDPSVVFGYASFGLLLAAAITGYQSLFYPYKGKSIPKAALFGSSWCTSFLFVSVANTIFAAIFLLWPTITEQLLHTRNIHSDLDYECPTAATGLLGGGAFVSLNASLFWLVSLMLTSNVRDDYFEDAQTQETI